One region of Bacterioplanoides sp. SCSIO 12839 genomic DNA includes:
- a CDS encoding Hpt domain-containing protein, producing MGSMADHFDLESFEMLKDVMEDEFDELLTVYVKDSDQRLPTLHQALHESDATQLRELAHSFKGSSSNISAAPLAELCRQVEQAARDEQLHDLDVVLSQIDVEYAQVRALIQTLL from the coding sequence ATGGGATCAATGGCAGATCATTTTGATCTGGAATCCTTTGAAATGTTGAAAGACGTTATGGAAGACGAATTTGATGAGTTATTAACTGTGTATGTTAAAGATTCCGATCAGCGTTTACCGACTCTTCACCAGGCGCTACATGAGAGTGATGCAACACAGTTGCGAGAGCTTGCTCATAGTTTTAAAGGCTCCAGCAGCAATATCAGCGCTGCCCCTTTAGCGGAACTGTGTCGCCAGGTTGAGCAGGCCGCCCGCGATGAACAGCTTCATGATCTGGATGTGGTATTGAGCCAAATCGACGTTGAATATGCTCAGGTCAGAGCGTTAATCCAGACCCTTCTCTGA
- a CDS encoding flagellar hook-length control protein FliK — protein sequence MNPTEVSQGGLFSLLPAFSTIETPQGGVWSDQESEFGALLEGLTPLLEPSELSDGAQPLAAQLLPLNGQPLPQPGGEPIQPSVLLASIRQSQGIASSGLQTGDAVTEEMFAEEDGEGSALILPSSLSDTDTPAVVVGATSVALSGIPAQQTIQQSTQPLTQQDMAALKVINGHATNNPTEETAMLEESELSDMTLESEGEAEGSAVTQIRSDQPVAASKLAQGADVADVKVSGMADITPVSNALSADAEMTDDVIVTEAEAEQLEEQELVTQNKERLEFGRDKEQWAPALGSRIVTMVADNIQQAEIHLDPPELGSMEIKMQLNQEQTSIQVQVQSPQVRDVLEANAQRLRDALAEQGLELAGFDVSQQQSESGQGGQQQDAPAGDSGNTDTLMAADESGAATVTVRQSDGLLDAYA from the coding sequence ATGAACCCGACCGAAGTCAGCCAGGGTGGCTTGTTCAGTCTTTTACCCGCATTTTCAACCATAGAAACCCCGCAAGGTGGGGTCTGGTCAGATCAGGAAAGCGAATTTGGTGCTTTGCTGGAAGGGCTGACCCCGTTGCTTGAGCCGTCTGAACTTAGCGATGGCGCACAGCCTTTGGCAGCGCAACTGTTGCCGCTGAACGGACAGCCTTTGCCGCAACCTGGCGGAGAGCCTATTCAACCGTCGGTGTTATTAGCCAGTATTCGCCAATCTCAGGGCATCGCTTCTTCTGGACTACAAACCGGTGATGCCGTAACAGAAGAGATGTTTGCTGAGGAAGATGGTGAAGGCTCGGCTTTGATTCTGCCTTCTTCACTATCCGACACTGACACTCCAGCTGTTGTGGTGGGAGCGACTTCCGTTGCTCTGTCCGGGATACCAGCACAACAAACGATACAGCAATCAACACAACCACTAACGCAGCAAGATATGGCCGCACTGAAAGTGATCAATGGCCATGCCACTAATAATCCAACTGAAGAAACGGCTATGTTGGAGGAATCTGAGCTATCAGATATGACGCTGGAGTCTGAAGGCGAAGCCGAGGGTTCTGCAGTGACTCAGATTCGTAGTGACCAGCCTGTTGCTGCCTCTAAGTTGGCTCAGGGTGCCGATGTGGCCGATGTTAAAGTGTCTGGCATGGCGGATATAACACCGGTATCCAATGCACTGTCGGCTGACGCTGAGATGACCGATGACGTCATTGTCACCGAAGCCGAAGCGGAACAGCTGGAAGAGCAGGAGCTGGTGACTCAGAATAAAGAGCGCCTGGAATTTGGCCGTGATAAAGAACAATGGGCGCCGGCGCTGGGCAGCCGCATTGTCACCATGGTAGCGGATAATATTCAGCAGGCTGAAATCCATTTGGATCCACCGGAACTGGGTTCCATGGAAATTAAGATGCAGCTGAATCAGGAGCAAACCAGCATTCAGGTTCAGGTGCAGTCACCCCAAGTGCGTGATGTGTTAGAAGCGAACGCCCAGCGGTTACGTGATGCTCTGGCTGAGCAAGGATTGGAGTTGGCTGGCTTTGATGTCAGTCAGCAGCAGTCGGAATCTGGCCAGGGTGGACAGCAGCAGGATGCTCCGGCGGGAGATTCTGGTAACACTGACACATTAATGGCGGCTGATGAGTCTGGTGCTGCCACGGTGACCGTACGTCAAAGTGATGGTTTACTTGACGCCTATGCCTGA